The Zingiber officinale cultivar Zhangliang chromosome 2A, Zo_v1.1, whole genome shotgun sequence genomic sequence ACTCTCATTGATATTTTTTGTATGTTTTCCGATAAAATTTCATCCGAAATTATTTCCTCAAATCTTAAAGTATGCGGAAGGGGACCGTCAGCCGGTCAAATATGCGGTCCAAGTGGGATCCGTCACTGTACGACCACATTAGTTCTTTGCATTATTCGGACATGGCTCGCCAACAAATTCATTGTTTATGCATGTTGAGATCTTTGATGTTTataataatgaaaaaaatatcaaataatttACAGGAATTATTATGATTGAGGAAATAAATAGTCCATTACGATTATTAAGAAATAAATGTCTCACACATTGATGGCATTTTGGTTTAGATGCATCATTGATGCAGTGATTAGGTGGCCATGGTTTGGGGCACGCCTTGGCACAACTGGGCAACAAGGGTTTCGACAGGAATCTTATTTGCATCCCTTCTGATTCCGATGTCGGACACATATCGACTAACACAATACATGCCGCTGGCAAACACCATGAGCCCACTGGCGCTCGTCGTCAGGAACCGAAGCGGGGATGACATTATAGAAGTGATTGCAGCTAACACGGATGAGATTTGTCCGCTCCGGCCAACGCTGAAAGTCGTCTCCACGAGCAGACCTGTCTTGCAGTATATGGCAAAGTCCTCGCAGTTGTTCTTGAACAAGCAATACATGCCGAACCCATTGTTGTCGAGAAGGTATTTGGCTCGGTGGAGGACGATGTTGGGGGAATCGGAGGGGGCGAGCGTGCAGGTTCCTCCGCGCGCTTTTGCTAGGAAGAAAGTTGGAGTGACTGAATAGCTGAACAGGTAGAGGTTGCCTCCTGCAAGGAAgcaatccaagcaagaggtgatcACTCCATGGAGATTGCTTTGATCACCACACTTTTCGCACGGAGTTCCTGAATTTGACGGCGAAGAGCtgaaaaggaattggtcaagtaCGGTTCCTGTTCCAATCTCTTGGCCAGCTGCTCTTGTGAAATGAATGACCATGCCATCTCCCACATATATCCCTACGAAGCAGGGCAAATAAATAAGATAACAGTACATGATGGATAAACTTTGAACAGTAGTAAAGATTAATGCTTCAGTAATTGTCGATGAGTTGACCACATTGTACAATTCAGCaacaaggagagaaagaaagatgACCTGCACAAAGCTTTTCTGAACTAGTAAACTATATAGTATCGTAGGCAGTAACAAAGGACGGAACTTATCGATTCTAGTAATTGAATTTTGCTAATGTACTTTAGACCTTAATTCCTGGAAAGAAGTTTGCTGTATACAATCTCTAAATTCAATACTCACTCTCGGAGTCCATGCTTAAAGTGATCAAAGGAAGAATTTTTTGGTCGAAGTTACTCAACAGATTCTATGTAAATGATCATAACATCATAATTTGCAGAAAATTTCTCTATAGATTCCATGTTAAACAGTCATAACAAGCTAACGGTCGCAAAAGACTCGAAGGAGACATACGGTTGAAGCACCATTCCGAAATCACATCGATGAACGCTAATTTTGCAGACGTTCACGGCTTAACACACTCGAATAGAATAATGGTTTTACAAAACTCTCCGTCAAGTTTGAGCCTTTATCATCTAAATCAATTCAGAAACACTGAAACTAAGTAAGATTATCTTTCGGCAGTGATTATCACTCCTACCAACCTAAAAATGGGGgaaatgctaaaaaaaaaaatggaatcaACATGGGCAAACGACGAGTGGAGAAGCCCTAAAACCAGGGACGGTTCCGATTCATACAAAATCGACGTAACAATAAAAGAGAGAGAATACAAAGAAGGAAAGGAAAGACCATGATGGGCATAGATGTAAGCCGACCGCCATGAGTAGATGTGATCCCCGGGCGCGAGCTCCTCCCGCTCGACCTTGTTGGAGAGGATGCTCATCCCTTGCTCCCCGCTCCAAGGCGAGATTAGGTCAGAAAAATGAAGGCGAAGAAGCAGAGAAAGGACGGAATGCGATTCCTTCGCTTAGCAGCGAAGGAAACCGAATTGTCGGCTCAATAAACCGATGCAAATTGGACCGGACAAATTAGATCGAACTAATGGGCCACAATGATATTCCGGTTTCCAAATTACAGTGGCTACAATGAAAATTATTGAAACTTAGCGGGGTGCAAAGTGAAATTTCGTCTTTCAAATTCGGCTGTTCGAACTTGCTATCCGCTCAAATCAGACTATTTCCGATCCAGCGGCCGTACCAAAGAGATCTGACGGTGGAGAGAGTAACTAGCCATCGGGTGAGCTGGGTAAGAGAATGCTCACCGTACGATTTCCGCAGGGAAGTAGTAAATCGAAAGATCGCGCGAGATCCGTTCGttgcaggaaaaaaaaaaaaagcaaaagcgACTCTTTTGCTCTTCCTCCAAATCCCGATCCGTTGAATCCTTTCCGTTTTCGCTTGATTTGAATTCTTGCCTGCTTCTTCCTCAAATCCGACCTCCCCGATGCGGCGAGCGTGATTGactcggaggaggaggagggaatcGGATGGAGGCGGCAGAGTACATGGAACGGCGGCTGCTGTTTCTCAGGAGCTACCACTTCTCGCGGAAGCGGCCGGCTGGGGAGCGGGCGGGGGGCCTGCTCGGGTGAGCCGCCTCGTCTGGGTGCGACTCCTGGAGGCGCGGAGCCTGCTGCAGCTCCTCTTGGCGAAGCTCCGCTGATCCCTCGCCGTGCTGATCACTGCCCGCCGATAGGGCCACTTTGTCCAGTTCCAGAGGCTGCCACACCACTGGTAATTATAGCCCGACCTGTATTGCGGCTTAAGTCTAAAATTAAATTGGGTTCAAGTTCAATTTGAATTGGGCACTTCACCTTGAGTTTTGTTgacgataaaataaaaaatttcatatgagaattttatatatatatatatatatatatatatatatatatatatatatattttgatacgGATATATAGGAAAGACCCCAATGGAAATAGGAGGAAGGAGGAGGGCATTAAGATCTTTTCATTGTTTAGGGCTTAAAGGAGAGGGGTTTGGGTTTATACGTTTTCCGCCGCCGTGAACAGGAACCAAGAGGTGGCTCTCTTCCTCCCTCTCAGTCTCGCACTCCTCGCAGGCGCCGACACCGgccactcctctcctcttctcttttaCCTCTTGTCCTCCGGCCTTCTTCATGCCAACGCCGCCGAGgagctattagagtgtatactaaaagcttatcttttgtaaacatttattttgaaataaagaatcacattggtcaaaaatgtctacatttgtagttgttcaattaatttatattgtagataacatggtgtgtggtgtcacacacagaagattatgttatcagatcattataaattataaacagttgctcacgactaagatggaaaaggaACGAAccgttgaaatagtcgtagtgtaattaggtattagtttatcttgactaataaattacactaatacactctaaatgtattgagtaagaccatttaaggcaagttttttttatactgacttaataaaagaactataccttagttattatggaagtgtgtgcttttaatcctaatataataacaagcacatatatttagtatttatttctttgatttatcaaagggtgagatttaactcgataaatcaatatgcccgaaaagttgagaaatgatattacttatagtgtgtgttgttgattataaaaggaaaatgtgtcctagtaatctaggttgagaatgtccccaagaggagctcataaggattgtcatgttaaaccctgcaggtggacttagtctgacatgacgatgaggttgagtggtactactcttggactagatgttaattaaatgagttgtcaatagctcattaaattaatggacattcgatatcttaaacttagaaagactaacatactcatgataagaaggaactcataatgtaatttgggattggtgcggtattgcaataataactctctagtggaatgagttgttattgatgaacttgagttgtgtgttcggggcgaacaagggatactcgagctcgtcgggaggccaaaactaatttctcctctaggttcctgtcgtagcctcaatgaagcctcaaacccactcatgaaaagctcatcttggtgtccaagagggggtcggcccatggcttggtgaccaagccataggggtcggccacttccttctcaaaggggtcggtcctttgcttggtgcccaagcaagaaggggccggccaccataattcaaattaagaggggtgttttgaatttttaaaatattctctttataaatatctacaagttttaaaagagagattttaaaattacaaaactttccttatttgaattaggtcacatagtttaaaaaaagttttaaaagttttaaaattttccttttttaaccatccacatgagttttaaaaagagagttttaaatttaaaattttctttttttataatcaggttaaaaaaggaaattttataagagaagttttaaattttaaattttgattttaatttttaaaactttccttttttaacatccacgaaaggaaagagaacttgtaaaattttataacgggatttcttcttttataaaattttataaaaaacttttctcttcatgatgatgtggtcggccacccttgcttggtttccaagcaaggggtcagccatTAAAAGCATTCAAtcaattgattcaatcaagaggagaaaaaaaaagaattaaaaaggaggaaaggaaaaacaaaaggaagattgtaatttttgtaaaaatcattccttatttgccttgggcaagtattataaaagaaggagaggagagacctcatgagacaacaattcttattctcttgttggtgttctctcttgtggtcggccatctctcccttccctttccccttgctctcttttgttctttggtggtggtggtggtcgaatattagagaaggaggagTTTTGCGTGGTGTTCAtctcggaggatcgtcgcccacatgacgtccaagaggaggcgaggaatacgacagaagatgatctcgaggttattagcatacaaagaagaggtataactaataatttttttatgcatcatgttagttcttctttgtatgaattccaaacacaagagacattagattctagtttttcgaatttgttattcgagtttatgtttttttatatttttcgaatttgtgattcgattgtttcttttggttaaacctagagttatataaggaaattaaatattagctttccttaaaagtttttgtctaggcggtggtggatgatctcatacccaagaaggactagtgcctcgctatgcagtcctggaagccaattttagaaattaatatttaattgaatttataacatagatggatttgaatcaatagtgttaagttccgcttgcgatccaagtctaaaccattaagaacagataagttaaatttggaaacaataatgttaagttccgtttgcgattcctaatttaatttttaaataacacAATATGTTGTTTAGGAAatattcgacacttgtacaaaatttttgtacagtggaaccgacacgatcttcctaggaccaaccaacaggagCACTGTCGCCAACTCCTCTCCTATCTTCCTCTCCCAACCGATGTCCGCCGTGGCATCCCGGGGCTTCCATCGCAGCCGGCCACCAGGATGCACCTCACCTTCATCTCCCACCACACGGGGCAGCACCGTAGCAAGCCCTTTGTCCTCACACAGCACGCCATCCGACGCCAGCCCTCTCCTCCTCGCAGCCGCTCCTCTTTTCCTCCTCGCGATGCCGCCATCGGACATACTTGCAGCTGccatctcctctcttcctcctccttcgctTGCCCTCGTCGTTACCCCTCCGCGATCCTCTGCTCTGTACAGCTTCAGCACCTTGCTTCATCTAACGTCTTCCGTCGTTGGTTCTGTCGTATGGGACACTCCACCGCCGCCGCTGCCACCACGAGCGCTAGTCTCGACCTGACCAAGCACAACACCGTGGAGATCCCTCAGCGACCAGCCATCGCCGTACGCAATCACTGCCTGCCCTCTCTGGCGTTAAGGGTGCAATTCTTCGCTCACCAGTCCCTTGCCACCATCATCGACCAGCGTTCACAGCAGCCGCCAGCGTCGCAGAAGGCTTCCGAGCCATGGCCAAGTCATATCGTCGCAGACAGCTTCCGCGCAGCCATCCCCCATTGTTGTAAACGGCCTCCGATTTGCATCGTCGTATATTTTCGAAGTCGATTCGGTATTCAACCCACGTTGACGAGCGTCTTCGACACTATTCCAACTATCGATCCATTTTTATGTTCCGACCTTCGAGGCGCGATTGTGTTTCGGGCTGTGTGAGTTATGTCTAGCCTCTTTGGTGTTTTTATTTCCCGGCCTGCAGGCCGAGATTCTATTCCAGCTCACATGTCGATATC encodes the following:
- the LOC122043164 gene encoding protein LEAD-SENSITIVE 1-like — translated: MSILSNKVEREELAPGDHIYSWRSAYIYAHHGIYVGDGMVIHFTRAAGQEIGTGTVLDQFLFSSSPSNSGTPCEKCGDQSNLHGVITSCLDCFLAGGNLYLFSYSVTPTFFLAKARGGTCTLAPSDSPNIVLHRAKYLLDNNGFGMYCLFKNNCEDFAIYCKTGLLVETTFSVGRSGQISSVLAAITSIMSSPLRFLTTSASGLMVFASGMYCVSRYVSDIGIRRDANKIPVETLVAQLCQGVPQTMAT